A genomic region of Raphanus sativus cultivar WK10039 chromosome 6, ASM80110v3, whole genome shotgun sequence contains the following coding sequences:
- the LOC108811205 gene encoding uncharacterized protein LOC108811205, which yields MDSLYLPQTSSFKGGSELFLRDVFENILKTYLKKNPTTKRIWELVQSVDNEKICYDHFTFMTLKIDGYGIDSMSSFFMDNGYKIGGGLDFPNKNLRGLWFSPPDINIPEDGHGLSNGPLPRLVMGEILVDELSPASQEIIRKYLKPAGGKQALLSSILGSLIWEKPTWSEFKQIAVENELAAWAFINGYTMNHLAFAVHRLKHRFSDINCIIQYLEENGFDLNQDGGVLKVSTDGLLMQVSSLSEQLPVEFSGGVVKSVPASYIEFTERLVLPQFKDLPHDQIKEIHRREDFALNNADNILGSSRFTSDV from the exons ATGGATTCTCTCTACTTACCTCAGACTTCATCTTTCAAG GGAGGAAGCGAATTATTTCTTCGGGATGTGTTTGAGAATATATTGAAGACGTACTTGAAGAAGAACCCAACAACGAAAAGGATATGGGAACTGGTTCAGTCGGTGGACAATGAGAAGATTTGCTACGACCATTTCACTTTCATGACACTTAAG ATCGATGGTTATGGAATAGACTCAATGTCAAGTTTCTTCATGGATAATGGGTATAAAATAGGAGGTGGTCTTGATTTTCCAAATAAGAACCTGCGAGGTCTCTGGTTTTCTCCTCCCGATATTAACATCCCTGAGGATGGCCACGGCCTAAGCAATGGACCCTTACCCCGACTTGTTATGGGAGAGATTCTTGTGGACGAATTGAGCCCTGCATCACAG GAAATAATAAGGAAGTATCTGAAACCAGCAGGAGGCAAGCAAGCCCTTCTGTCAAGTATTCTTGGGTCCTTAATATGGGAGAAGCCAACATGGAGCGAATTTAAGCAAATTGCCGT AGAAAACGAATTGGCGGCTTGGGCGTTCATCAACGGCTACACAATGAATCATCTGGCGTTCGCTGTTCATCGACTTAAGCACCGTTTCAGTGACATCAATTGCATCATACAGTATCTAGAGGAAAATGGATTTGATCTCAACCAGGACGGAGGAGTTCTGAAAG TGAGTACTGATGGGCTACTGATGCAAGTGTCGTCACTCTCGGAGCAGCTTCCGGTAGAATTTTCAGGCGGTGTAGTCAAATCGGTCCCTGCTTCATACATTGAGTTCACTGAACGTCTTGTTTTGCCACAGTTCAAAGATCTGCCTCATGATCAG ATTAAAGAGATCCATAGACGTGAAGACTTTGCGCTCAATAACGCGGACAACATTTTAGGAAGCTCCCGTTTTACGTCAGATGTTTAG
- the LOC108806477 gene encoding LOW QUALITY PROTEIN: protein NRT1/ PTR FAMILY 4.5-like (The sequence of the model RefSeq protein was modified relative to this genomic sequence to represent the inferred CDS: inserted 1 base in 1 codon) translates to MQGEDSKREGYADWRNRAAVKGRHGGMLAASFVLAVEVLENLAFLANASNFVTYLTEFMHFSLSRAASEVSAFLGTAFLLALLGGFFSDAFFSTFIVFIASAFIQFLGLILLTIQARRPSLMPPPCKSSPASPCEAVHGSKAALLFLGLYLAALGIGGIKGSFPSHGAEQLDESDPKGRKQRSTFFNYFVFCLSCGALVAVTFLVWLEDNVGWEWGFGVSTISIFLSILVFISGSGFYKNRIPRGSPLTTILKVLVAASVTGCSSNSVENFSMTPSNNLVGEDRSEGAKRDSQSLTNSLRCLHQAVEGKMVNRLLEYTVQQVEDVKIVLKMLPIFGCTIMLNCCLARLSTFSVRQAASMNRKIGKLVVPAASLPVFPVVFMLILAPVYDHLIXPFARRVPKSEMGISHLQRIGVGLVLSILAMVVAALVELKRKRVASEAGLLDSKQALPISFLWIALQYLFLGSADLFTLAGLLEFFFTEAPSSMRSLATSLSWASLAMGFYLNSSMVVIVNWMTESGGGTPWLGEKIGINRYRLDLFYWLLCILSVVNFLHYLFWAMRYKYISAGARK, encoded by the exons ATGCAAGGAGAAGACTCCAAACGGGAAGGCTACGCCGACTGGAGGAATAGAGCCGCCGTGAAAGGTCGTCATGGCGGCATGCTCGCCGCCTCCTTCGTCTTGG CGGTGGAGGTATTGGAGAATCTAGCGTTTTTAGCGAATGCAAGCAACTTCGTCACATATCTGACGGAGTTCATGCACTTTTCGCTGTCGAGAGCAGCGAGTGAAGTGAGCGCTTTCTTGGGCACTGCCTTCCTCCTCGCTCTCCTTGGTGGCTTTTTTTCTGACGCCTTCTTCTCCACTTTCATCGTCTTCATCGCCTCCGCCTTCATCCAGTTTCTG GGACTAATCCTGCTCACAATCCAAGCCCGTCGTCCATCCTTAATGCCACCTCCATGCAAGAGCTCCCCCGCGTCACCATGTGAAGCCGTTCATGGTTCGAAGGCGGCGCTTTTGTTTTTGGGACTGTACCTAGCGGCTCTAGGAATCGGAGGGATAAAAGGGTCGTTTCCCTCACATGGAGCAGAGCAATTGGATGAGAGCGACCCTAAAGGTCGTAAACAACGATCCACATTTTTCAACTACTTTGTTTTCTGTCTCTCATGTGGAGCACTCGTGGCCGTGACGTTCCTTGTGTGGCTCGAGGACAATGTAGGCTGGGAATGGGGATTTGGTGTCTCCACTATTTCAATctttctctccattcttgtcTTTATCTCCGGTTCGGGATTTTATAAGAACAGGATTCCTCGTGGAAGTCCTCTCACCACAATCTTGAAG GTTCTTGTTGCAGCTTCCGTAACTGGCTGCTCGAGTAATTCTGTTGAGAACTTCTCTATGACCCCATCTAATAACTTGGTAGGAGAAGATCGATCAGAAGGAGCAAAGAGGGATTCTCAGTCACTAACCAATAGCTTGAGATGTCTACACCAAGCGGTAGAGGGCAAAATGGTCAATAGATTGCTAGAATATACGGTCCAACAAGTGGAAGACGTCAAGATTGTGCTCAAAATGCTTCCTATATTCGGCTGCACTATAATGCTAAATTGCTGCTTAGCTCGGCTCTCTACTTTCTCTGTCCGCCAAGCTGCTTCCATGAACAGAAAGATTGGAAAACTAGTGGTTCCAGCGGCCTCTTTACCGGTTTTTCCGGTCGTGTTCATGTTGATTCTTGCTCCAGTCTATGACCATCTGA ATCCATTTGCTAGAAGAGTACCAAAATCAGAAATGGGTATTAGTCATTTGCAAAGAATCGGTGTAGGCTTAGTACTTTCAATACTAGCAATGGTGGTGGCCGCTCTAGTGGAGTTAAAAAGGAAGAGAGTAGCCTCAGAAGCTGGATTGCTTGACTCGAAACAAGCCTTGCCTATCAGTTTCTTATGGATCGCGCTTCAATATCTGTTTCTAGGATCAGCTGATCTATTCACACTAGCCGGTTTGCTAGAGTTTTTCTTCACAGAAGCACCTTCTTCTATGAGATCATTGGCCACATCGCTCTCATGGGCTTCTTTGGCGATGGGGTTTTATCTAAACTCGTCGATGGTGGTGATTGTGAACTGGATGACTGAGAGTGGAGGAGGAACTCCTTGGCTCGGTGAAAAAATTGGCATTAACCGTTACAGACTAGACTTGTTCTATTGGCTCTTGTGTATTCTGAGTGTTGTTAACTTCTTACACTATCTCTTCTGGGCGATGCGTTACAAGTACATATCAGCTGGTGCCAGAAAATga
- the LOC108806478 gene encoding uncharacterized protein LOC108806478, whose amino-acid sequence MGSLDLSHASSFKGGSETFLRNVFENILKTYLRKNPTVKNIWELVQSVDNEKVCYDHFTFQTLKVEGYGIESLTSFFMDYGYKAEGGLDFPTKKLRVLTFSPPDIYVPDDGHGLGNGPLPRLVIAELLVDELSPESQEIIRKYLKPQGGKQAVLSSTLGSLIWEKPTSTDFQQLAKESEFAAWVLIHGYVMNHLAFSVHRLKHQFSDIKSIKNYLEEKRFELNNDGGILKVSQDGLLLQLSSISEKITVEFADEVTETIPASYIEFTQRLVLPEFKNLPHNQIKEFHRRDGFDLGNATNILESARFTSDV is encoded by the exons ATGGGTTCTTTAGACTTGTCCCACGCTTCATCTTTCAAG GGAGGAAGTGAAACATTTCTTCGGAATGTGTTTGAGAATATACTGAAGACGTATCTGAGGAAGAACCCAACGGTGAAGAACATATGGGAGCTTGTTCAGTCAGTGGACAACGAGAAGGTCTGCTATGATCACTTCACTTTCCAGACGTTAAAG GTGGAGGGTTACGGAATAGAATCCTTAACGAGCTTCTTCATGGATTATGGATATAAAGCTGAAGGTGGGCTTGATTTTCCAACGAAGAAACTAAGAGTTCTCACGTTTTCTCCTCCGGATATTTACGTCCCCGATGATGGTCATGGTCTAGGCAATGGCCCTTTGCCACGACTTGTTATAGCAGAGCTTCTTGTGGACGAACTAAGTCCTGAATCACAG GAGATAATAAGGAAGTATCTTAAACCGCAAGGAGGTAAACAAGCGGTTCTTTCAAGTACTTTGGGGTCTTTAATTTGGGAGAAGCCAACATCCACAGACTTCCAGCAACTTGCCAA AGAGAGTGAATTCGCGGCATGGGTACTTATCCACGGCTACGTGATGAACCATCTTGCATTTTCTGTTCATCGACTCAAACACCAATTCAGTGACATCAAAAGCATCAAGAATTATCTAGAAGAAAAGAGATTCGAACTCAACAACGACGGAGGAATTCTCAAAG TGAGTCAAGATGGTCTACTATTACAACTGTCATCCATCTCGGAGAAGATTACCGTTGAATTTGCAGATGAGGTTACTGAAACAATCCCAGCTTCATATATTGAGTTCACTCAACGTTTGGTTCTTCCAGAGTTCAAAAATCTGCCTCATAACCAG ATTAAAGAGTTCCATAGACGCGATGGATTTGATTTGGGTAACGCAACAAATATTTTGGAAAGCGCCCGTTTCACCTCAGATGTTTAG